One stretch of Emys orbicularis isolate rEmyOrb1 chromosome 5, rEmyOrb1.hap1, whole genome shotgun sequence DNA includes these proteins:
- the RPS3A gene encoding small ribosomal subunit protein eS1, translated as MAVGKNKRLTKGGKKGAKKKVVDPFSKKDWYDVKAPAMFNIRNIGKTLVTRTQGTKIASDGLKGRVFEVSLADLQNDEVAFRKFKLITEDVQGKNCLTNFHGMDLTRDKMCSMVKKWQTMIEAHVDVKTTDGYLLRLFCVGFTKKRNNQIRKTSYAQHQQVRQIRKKMMEIMTREVQTNDLKEVVNKLIPDSIGKDIEKACQSIYPLHDVYVRKVKMLKKPKFELGKLMELHGEGGGTGKPSGDETGAKVERADGYEPPVQESV; from the exons ATGGCGGTTGGCAAGAACAAGCGCCTCACCAAGGGCGGCAAGAAAGGCGCAAAGAAAAAAGT ggtcGATCCCTTCTCAAAGAAGGATTGGTACGATGTCAAGGCACCTGCAATGTTTAATATCCGAAACATTGGGAAGACACTCGTCACCAGGACCCAAGGAACCA AAATTGCTTCTGATGGACTTAAGGGCCGTGTGTTTGAAGTGAGTCTTGCTGATCTGCAGAATGATGAAGTTGCCTTCCGTAAATTCAAGCTGATTACAGAGGATGTTCAGGGCAAAAACTGTCTGACCAATTTCCATGGAATGGACCTCACCCGTGACAAGATGTGCTCCATGGTCAAAAAATGGCAG ACAATGATTGAAGCCCATGTTGATGTCAAAACTACCGATGGCTATCTACTGCGCCTCTTTTGCGTGGGTTTTACCAAGAAGCGCAATAACCAGATTCGCAAGACCTCATATGCCCAGCACCAGCAGGTCCGCCAAATTCGCAAGAAGATGATGGAAATCATGACACGGGAGGTGCAGACTAATGACCTGAAAGAAGTTGTCAATAAGCT GATCCCAGACAGCATTGGCAAAGACATAGAAAAAGCCTGTCAATCCATCTACCCTCTTCATGATGTGTATGTCCGCAAAGTGAAGATGCTTAAGAAGCCCAAGTTTGAAT TGGGCAAGCTGATGGAACTGCACGGTGAAGGTGGTGGCACTGGAAAACCTTCGGGGGATGAGACAGGCGCTAAAGTAGAGCGAGCCGATGGATATGAGCCCCCTGTGCAAGAGTCTGTCTAG